The Algoriphagus sp. TR-M9 genome has a window encoding:
- a CDS encoding carboxypeptidase-like regulatory domain-containing protein, whose amino-acid sequence MKFKLLLLLFFGFAQGALAQATYSGNVLDWSDKNYLEGVFVQVIGKESSDSTNVRGYFSVIAAKGDTLKLSYPGFFDQKLVLGEERYLQLQIQDQARLLPTFEVKSEPYSFRFIDGKLVVVNPEEERIKGNSSGITAGYLDSPNATGGVAIAGVLSSLTKRARQERQYQKKLEWEARREGYYAVVESDSVRRNLMVKHQLGRKDWDYLIIRFNEGASSHEFLDWSSSRVYATLNEFIAREKRWIP is encoded by the coding sequence ATGAAATTTAAGTTACTACTCTTGCTATTCTTTGGCTTTGCGCAGGGAGCTTTGGCTCAGGCCACCTATTCAGGAAATGTGCTGGACTGGTCGGACAAGAATTATTTGGAAGGAGTTTTTGTACAGGTGATAGGCAAGGAATCTTCTGACTCTACGAATGTGCGCGGCTACTTTTCAGTGATTGCAGCGAAAGGGGATACCTTGAAACTGAGCTATCCCGGATTTTTTGATCAGAAACTGGTGCTGGGTGAGGAGCGATACCTACAGTTACAAATCCAGGATCAAGCCAGACTTTTGCCTACGTTTGAGGTGAAGTCTGAACCTTATTCATTTCGGTTCATAGATGGGAAATTAGTTGTCGTGAATCCTGAGGAGGAGCGTATAAAAGGCAATTCTTCAGGAATTACGGCAGGCTACTTAGATTCACCCAATGCCACCGGGGGAGTGGCTATTGCTGGAGTTCTCTCTTCACTCACCAAAAGAGCGCGACAGGAGCGGCAATATCAAAAGAAACTCGAGTGGGAAGCCCGAAGGGAAGGTTACTATGCTGTAGTGGAATCTGATTCTGTACGCAGAAACCTGATGGTGAAACATCAGCTGGGGCGGAAAGATTGGGACTACCTGATCATCCGATTCAATGAAGGAGCGAGTTCCCATGAATTTTTGGATTGGAGCTCTTCCAGGGTTTATGCTACACTGAATGAGTTTATAGCTCGTGAAAAACGCTGGATTCCTTAA
- a CDS encoding 3'-5' exonuclease, which produces MKLNLKNPIAFFDLEATGTNVSTDRIVEISIVKVQPDGGQTIFTKKVNPTIPIPLESSLIHGIYDKDVREEPTFKDLARDIYQFIGQADLAGFNVLKYDIPLLVEEFLRAGIEFDLDKRNLLDAQKIFFMMEKRNLTAAYKFYCGQKLENAHSAEADTLATLDVFKAQIERYLGEEMEDLQGNVVGTFENDMKKLHDLLNEKMVDLAGRFVFNSEGVEVFNFGKQKGKPVTQVLKEEPGYYDWMMRGDFPLDTKRKLTQIKLRGFNQ; this is translated from the coding sequence ATGAAACTTAATTTAAAGAACCCCATCGCATTTTTTGACCTGGAAGCTACCGGCACCAATGTATCCACGGATCGAATCGTAGAAATAAGCATTGTAAAAGTGCAACCAGATGGTGGTCAGACCATTTTCACCAAAAAAGTAAACCCCACTATCCCTATTCCCTTGGAATCCTCTTTGATTCACGGAATATATGATAAGGATGTACGTGAGGAACCTACTTTCAAGGATCTGGCAAGAGATATTTATCAGTTTATAGGACAGGCAGATCTAGCAGGATTTAATGTCTTGAAGTACGATATCCCACTTTTGGTAGAGGAATTTCTGCGTGCGGGAATTGAATTTGACCTGGACAAAAGAAACCTACTCGATGCCCAGAAAATCTTTTTCATGATGGAGAAAAGAAACCTAACTGCGGCGTACAAATTTTACTGTGGTCAAAAACTGGAAAATGCACACAGCGCAGAAGCCGATACATTGGCCACGCTGGATGTTTTCAAAGCTCAAATAGAACGTTACTTGGGTGAAGAAATGGAAGACCTACAGGGCAATGTAGTGGGGACTTTCGAAAATGACATGAAAAAACTCCACGATCTACTCAATGAAAAAATGGTGGATCTGGCAGGAAGATTTGTCTTTAACTCAGAAGGAGTGGAAGTTTTCAATTTTGGAAAGCAAAAAGGAAAACCGGTCACTCAGGTGCTAAAAGAAGAGCCGGGCTATTACGACTGGATGATGCGGGGAGATTTCCCACTGGATACCAAGCGAAAACTCACTCAGATCAAACTGAGAGGATTTAATCAATAA
- a CDS encoding PGDYG domain-containing protein, which yields MITQKEMLAHFLPIFDKSGRNYQKKSLIKAKKAQPGLQVVTKTSDGIETKNTAEKGDWLVENQTSSNEQYLVKAETFAKKYRLLQSLEQGWGCYEPIGRIIGLEAKMEYFEAFPKAGEVRFEAPWKDSMIIREGDFLVVPPEKDEIYRVAKKEFLETYKEI from the coding sequence ATGATCACCCAGAAAGAAATGCTGGCACATTTTCTTCCCATTTTTGACAAAAGCGGGAGAAACTACCAAAAGAAGAGCCTAATCAAAGCAAAAAAAGCCCAGCCCGGACTCCAGGTGGTCACCAAAACCAGCGATGGAATAGAGACCAAAAACACTGCGGAAAAGGGAGATTGGCTGGTGGAAAACCAAACTAGTTCCAATGAGCAATACCTGGTCAAAGCCGAGACTTTTGCCAAAAAATACAGACTGCTTCAATCCCTGGAGCAAGGTTGGGGCTGCTATGAACCTATAGGTAGAATAATAGGCTTAGAGGCCAAAATGGAATATTTTGAGGCTTTCCCAAAAGCGGGAGAAGTCCGTTTTGAGGCTCCATGGAAAGACAGCATGATCATCCGGGAAGGTGATTTTTTGGTAGTTCCACCCGAGAAAGATGAAATTTACAGAGTGGCAAAAAAGGAATTCTTAGAAACTTATAAGGAGATTTAA
- a CDS encoding M48 family metallopeptidase, whose translation MKKIAILFCAGLIAYSCAKVPLTGRNQLALVSNEEIQPMVNEQYDQVLKEEKVVTNTADGQKVLNVGKRMAEAVESYLTAQGYTDLANSFDWEFNLLQSDQVNAWCMPGGKVAFYTGIMPLTQGETGIAVVMGHEIAHAVASHSAERMSNGMIANLGVSVLSTAIGQNPTMTQQIFLQSVGMGSELGMLSFSRKHELEADELGLTFMAIAGYDPREAPLFWERMLANENGQAPPEFLSTHPASQTRIDKLNKHMSEAMKYYEGD comes from the coding sequence ATGAAAAAAATAGCGATACTTTTCTGTGCAGGCCTGATTGCCTATTCCTGCGCCAAAGTGCCTTTGACCGGCAGAAATCAATTAGCCTTAGTGTCCAATGAAGAAATCCAGCCCATGGTCAATGAGCAATACGATCAGGTGCTAAAAGAGGAAAAGGTTGTCACCAATACTGCCGATGGGCAAAAAGTGCTCAATGTGGGGAAACGCATGGCAGAAGCTGTAGAGTCTTATCTAACTGCCCAGGGCTATACCGACTTAGCCAATTCATTCGATTGGGAATTCAATCTTTTACAAAGCGATCAAGTCAATGCCTGGTGCATGCCTGGCGGGAAAGTAGCATTTTATACTGGAATCATGCCCTTGACTCAGGGTGAAACGGGTATCGCTGTGGTCATGGGCCATGAGATTGCCCACGCGGTGGCTTCACATTCCGCAGAGCGTATGTCCAATGGAATGATTGCAAATCTGGGCGTGAGTGTACTATCTACTGCCATAGGGCAAAACCCAACCATGACCCAACAGATATTCCTACAATCTGTGGGTATGGGTAGTGAGTTGGGAATGCTGAGTTTTTCCAGAAAGCATGAACTGGAGGCTGATGAATTGGGCTTGACTTTTATGGCTATTGCCGGGTATGATCCGCGGGAAGCACCGCTTTTCTGGGAAAGAATGCTAGCAAATGAAAATGGGCAAGCTCCGCCAGAGTTTCTATCTACCCACCCTGCTTCTCAAACTAGAATTGACAAGCTGAATAAGCATATGTCTGAAGCAATGAAGTACTATGAGGGAGATTAA
- a CDS encoding PaaI family thioesterase — translation MKESNAQIPLSSAALSYQKKMLNPIVFWFAMLVKLPSAVFWRMRIKKLDAEKCAVSLPFSWRTQNPFKSIYFAAMAGAGELSTGALCQLAMSGKGKFSMLVVDFRAEYFKKANSKIIFTCNQGQELAKLLESLAVGEADKLTMISSGVNPQGEEVAKFYVTWSFKRKA, via the coding sequence ATGAAGGAATCAAATGCTCAAATCCCTTTAAGCTCAGCAGCTTTGTCTTATCAAAAAAAGATGCTGAATCCGATTGTTTTTTGGTTTGCCATGCTGGTGAAGCTCCCTTCGGCTGTTTTTTGGAGAATGAGAATTAAGAAACTGGATGCCGAGAAATGTGCGGTAAGCCTTCCCTTTTCCTGGCGGACCCAGAATCCTTTCAAATCCATCTACTTTGCTGCCATGGCAGGAGCAGGTGAATTGAGTACAGGTGCATTGTGCCAATTGGCGATGAGCGGAAAAGGAAAATTCTCCATGCTTGTAGTAGATTTTCGGGCAGAATATTTCAAAAAAGCCAATAGCAAAATCATTTTTACATGCAATCAAGGCCAGGAATTGGCAAAATTACTGGAATCTTTGGCTGTGGGAGAGGCAGACAAACTCACCATGATTTCATCGGGAGTAAATCCCCAGGGAGAGGAAGTCGCGAAATTTTATGTCACCTGGTCATTCAAAAGAAAGGCTTAA
- a CDS encoding glutamate--tRNA ligase family protein, giving the protein MNHQLTRLAPTPSGFLHLGNLYSFLLTQALAEKTGAKILLRIDDLDRERYQAAYVQDIFDTLDFMEIRYDMGPKTLSEFEKEWSQIHRMDKYREALEILSAKGAVFACECSRKKIQQYDSSGYYLGLCQTLRIPLDKENTSWRMDTFETDFIKMKSYPGETKSYTMPHDTAFFVVRKRDGLPAYQLSSVVDDLHFGVDLIVRGKDLQSSTLAQLMLSGSLEQPKFNESTFHHHPLLKGAKNKKLSKSAGDTSIQFLRKEGKKPADLYRILGKMMGAKEQVSSYGEFKELLDI; this is encoded by the coding sequence ATGAACCACCAACTGACTCGCCTAGCCCCCACTCCCAGTGGTTTTTTACACTTGGGAAACCTGTATTCCTTTCTGCTTACCCAGGCGCTGGCAGAAAAAACCGGAGCTAAAATCCTGCTCAGAATAGACGATCTGGATCGGGAAAGGTATCAGGCAGCATATGTTCAGGATATTTTTGACACGTTGGATTTTATGGAGATCAGGTATGATATGGGCCCAAAAACCCTGAGTGAATTTGAAAAGGAATGGTCTCAAATCCACAGAATGGATAAGTACCGGGAAGCATTGGAGATCCTAAGTGCTAAAGGGGCAGTATTTGCCTGTGAATGCAGCCGGAAGAAAATCCAGCAATACGATTCCTCAGGCTATTACCTGGGGCTTTGCCAAACGCTGCGCATTCCTCTGGACAAAGAAAACACCTCTTGGAGAATGGATACTTTTGAGACGGATTTCATCAAAATGAAGTCCTACCCGGGTGAAACCAAATCCTACACCATGCCTCATGATACCGCATTTTTTGTGGTGAGAAAGCGGGATGGACTGCCCGCTTACCAACTGAGCTCTGTGGTCGATGACCTGCATTTTGGGGTTGATTTGATTGTGCGGGGAAAGGATCTGCAGAGTTCTACCTTGGCTCAACTGATGCTTTCAGGATCACTGGAGCAGCCAAAATTTAACGAAAGTACCTTTCACCATCACCCCCTATTAAAAGGTGCCAAAAACAAAAAGCTATCCAAATCTGCTGGGGACACTTCCATACAGTTTCTACGAAAGGAAGGCAAAAAGCCTGCAGACCTATACCGGATTTTAGGAAAAATGATGGGAGCTAAAGAACAGGTTTCCAGCTATGGTGAGTTTAAAGAGCTGTTGGATATTTAA
- a CDS encoding S10 family peptidase, with the protein MRKFSFTFLFMFCLGWVQAQVERQIEIESKVETSHETTIKGKKVPYKATAGTQPVWGEDGKPIASLFYTYYERTDVSDKSTRPLVISFNGGPGSASIWMHIAYTGPVVLKIDDEGYPLQPYGVKSNPHSILDVADILYVDPVNTGYSRIVDPEVDRKTFFGINSDIRYLADWVNTFVTRAGRWASPKYLIGESYGTTRVAGLVARLQSSHWMYFNGVILVSPTELGIERGDIIHTSNYLPYYAATAWYHEALDADLQNQDLDEFLPEVEAFTINELIPAVVKGGTLSAAEREEIATKYAHYSGLSKQVVLEHNLLIPTNFFWKELLRDEGMTIGRLDSRYKGFDYAGTGSRPDFDPALTSWNHAFAPSFQIYAREHLNYETDLTYNLFGPVHPWDRSNENTGYDLGTAMRSNPYLHVMVQSGLYDGGTDFFNAKYNMWQIDPTGRMSDRISWKGYRSGHMMYLRAEDLETSNEDIREFIQNSMVAPDMPAKYD; encoded by the coding sequence ATGAGAAAATTTAGTTTTACATTTCTATTTATGTTTTGTCTGGGATGGGTTCAAGCCCAGGTCGAGCGGCAGATCGAAATAGAGTCCAAAGTAGAAACCAGTCACGAGACGACTATCAAAGGCAAAAAAGTGCCTTACAAAGCAACAGCGGGCACTCAGCCGGTATGGGGCGAAGATGGCAAGCCAATCGCCTCCTTGTTTTACACCTACTATGAGCGTACGGATGTCTCCGACAAAAGCACCAGACCTTTGGTAATCTCCTTCAATGGCGGACCAGGATCGGCATCTATCTGGATGCATATCGCCTACACAGGACCGGTAGTTCTGAAAATCGATGATGAGGGCTATCCTTTACAGCCTTATGGTGTCAAGTCAAACCCACACTCCATCCTGGATGTAGCGGATATCCTGTACGTAGATCCGGTAAATACCGGGTATTCTAGGATTGTAGATCCGGAAGTGGACCGAAAGACTTTTTTTGGGATCAATTCGGATATCAGGTATCTGGCAGACTGGGTCAATACTTTCGTGACCAGGGCGGGTCGTTGGGCTTCGCCAAAGTACCTGATCGGTGAAAGCTACGGTACTACCCGTGTGGCTGGATTGGTCGCAAGACTTCAAAGTTCGCACTGGATGTATTTCAACGGAGTGATCTTGGTGTCACCTACAGAGCTGGGGATAGAGCGTGGGGATATCATTCATACCTCTAATTACCTTCCCTATTATGCCGCTACTGCCTGGTATCATGAGGCACTTGATGCTGACCTTCAAAATCAGGATTTAGATGAGTTTTTGCCGGAGGTAGAAGCTTTTACTATTAATGAACTAATACCTGCCGTAGTTAAGGGAGGAACCCTTTCTGCAGCAGAACGGGAGGAGATCGCTACGAAATATGCGCATTATTCCGGATTGAGCAAGCAGGTGGTTTTGGAGCACAATCTATTGATTCCGACTAATTTCTTTTGGAAGGAGCTACTTCGAGATGAGGGAATGACCATAGGCAGATTGGATAGCAGGTACAAGGGATTTGATTATGCCGGGACAGGTTCCAGACCAGATTTTGACCCTGCACTGACTTCTTGGAACCATGCATTTGCACCTTCATTTCAGATCTATGCCCGTGAGCATTTGAACTATGAAACTGACCTGACTTACAATCTCTTCGGGCCAGTGCATCCTTGGGATCGTTCTAATGAAAACACCGGTTACGATCTGGGTACGGCCATGCGTTCCAATCCCTATTTGCATGTGATGGTACAGTCTGGACTTTATGATGGAGGGACAGACTTTTTCAATGCCAAATACAACATGTGGCAGATTGATCCTACGGGGAGAATGTCAGATAGAATATCCTGGAAAGGCTACAGAAGCGGTCACATGATGTATCTGAGAGCTGAAGACCTGGAGACTTCCAATGAAGACATTCGTGAATTCATCCAAAACTCCATGGTAGCACCGGATATGCCGGCGAAGTATGATTAA
- a CDS encoding UDP-N-acetylmuramate--L-alanine ligase, producing the protein MKRYHFIAIGGAVMHNLALALVEKVYQVTGSDDEIYEPSRTRLQQAGILPETYGWFPDKITSDLDGIILGMHARIDNPELVKAQELGIPVYSFPEFIYNQSQDKKRVVIAGSHGKTSITSTILHVLKDQNVDFDYLVGAQIEGFDLMVKLSDAPVIIIEGDEYLTSPLDRTPKFFHYKHDILLVSGIAWDHYNVFPDFDNYKNQFSQLMDLTPKDGELTYCEADPLVKIAGENAKISAKKTPYLAHPAVIQDGKTFLETNKGLLPIQIFGEHNLQNLQGAMNICLALGISEEQFYQSIQSFKGAAKRQELLVARGDAALYRDFAHAPSKLKATVSAVKAQFPERKLIAVQELHTYSSLNKAFLPNYADAMEAADVAVVYLDPHAVALKKLELMDEETLRSGFKRPDLKLFTDSSSLKEFLLTQDYGNTNLLLMSSGSYDNMDLEPIKAKFN; encoded by the coding sequence ATGAAGAGATATCATTTTATAGCCATTGGAGGTGCAGTCATGCACAATCTAGCACTTGCATTAGTGGAAAAAGTCTATCAGGTCACCGGTTCAGATGATGAAATCTACGAGCCATCCCGCACCCGACTACAGCAAGCCGGGATTTTACCCGAAACCTACGGCTGGTTCCCCGACAAAATCACTTCTGACCTGGACGGTATCATTCTGGGGATGCATGCTAGAATTGACAATCCTGAATTGGTTAAGGCGCAGGAGTTAGGCATTCCCGTATATTCTTTTCCGGAGTTTATATATAACCAAAGTCAAGATAAAAAACGCGTAGTGATCGCGGGATCACATGGCAAAACCTCCATTACTTCTACCATACTGCATGTCCTGAAAGATCAAAATGTGGACTTTGACTACCTGGTGGGAGCGCAGATTGAAGGTTTTGACCTGATGGTAAAACTATCGGACGCACCTGTGATAATTATTGAGGGTGATGAATACCTTACTTCGCCATTGGACAGAACTCCCAAATTCTTCCATTATAAGCATGATATTTTGCTGGTGAGTGGCATTGCTTGGGATCATTATAATGTATTCCCAGATTTTGACAATTATAAAAATCAGTTTAGCCAATTGATGGATCTGACCCCAAAAGATGGAGAGTTGACTTATTGCGAAGCGGATCCTCTGGTCAAAATAGCCGGGGAAAATGCTAAAATTTCCGCCAAGAAAACACCTTATCTAGCACATCCTGCTGTAATCCAAGATGGAAAAACCTTTCTGGAAACTAACAAGGGCCTGCTTCCGATCCAGATCTTTGGTGAGCACAATTTGCAAAACCTCCAGGGAGCTATGAATATTTGTCTGGCTTTAGGGATTTCAGAGGAGCAATTCTATCAGAGCATACAGTCCTTCAAAGGTGCAGCAAAGCGTCAGGAATTATTAGTAGCGCGCGGGGATGCAGCCTTGTACCGGGATTTTGCCCACGCCCCGTCCAAATTGAAAGCTACCGTCTCAGCGGTGAAAGCCCAGTTTCCCGAGCGTAAACTCATCGCAGTACAAGAACTTCACACCTATTCTTCGCTTAACAAAGCTTTTTTGCCTAACTATGCTGACGCTATGGAAGCTGCAGATGTAGCTGTGGTTTACCTGGATCCTCATGCAGTGGCACTAAAAAAACTAGAGCTCATGGATGAGGAAACGCTTAGATCAGGGTTTAAGCGTCCGGATTTGAAATTATTTACAGATAGCAGTAGCCTGAAGGAGTTTCTATTAACCCAAGACTACGGCAATACAAACTTACTTTTGATGAGTTCTGGTTCGTATGACAACATGGACTTGGAGCCTATTAAAGCAAAATTCAACTGA
- a CDS encoding potassium channel family protein, with protein MDQFGKGKRQVKYVVNSFTNYWLTDASFSVLLLILVFTVFVLPILIEYGHVHALFVNSAFLFLFFTGIWSSRKKWLIALTAVLFFTQLTLRIIRFSSYDFEYYLAERVVGLLNMIVFISLNIRLLFRDYEVNIYRIIGAINVYLLVAILGAFLFEIIYLTTGSGIGGDIELTGIDKDFALYIYFSLVSLTTVGFGDLYPIQIMAKMLSVLLSTIGILYPAVVIARLVSVGKS; from the coding sequence ATGGACCAATTTGGGAAAGGTAAAAGACAGGTGAAGTATGTGGTGAATTCCTTCACCAATTATTGGCTGACTGATGCCAGTTTTTCTGTCCTGCTGTTGATCCTGGTGTTCACAGTTTTTGTACTGCCGATTCTGATCGAGTACGGTCATGTGCATGCGCTTTTCGTCAATTCAGCATTTCTGTTTTTGTTCTTTACCGGGATTTGGTCCTCCCGGAAAAAATGGCTAATTGCGCTGACAGCCGTGCTTTTCTTTACGCAACTTACGCTTAGAATTATCAGGTTTTCCAGCTATGATTTTGAATATTACTTGGCCGAAAGAGTAGTAGGTTTACTAAATATGATTGTTTTTATATCATTGAATATTAGGCTTTTGTTTCGGGATTATGAAGTAAATATTTACAGGATTATCGGAGCAATCAATGTGTATTTGCTGGTCGCCATTCTGGGTGCATTTTTGTTTGAAATTATCTATTTGACCACAGGATCAGGAATAGGAGGTGATATCGAGTTGACGGGGATAGACAAGGACTTTGCGCTTTATATTTATTTCAGCTTGGTATCCCTGACCACCGTGGGATTTGGGGATCTGTATCCCATTCAGATTATGGCCAAAATGCTTTCCGTGCTACTGTCTACTATTGGAATACTCTACCCGGCTGTGGTGATCGCCAGACTGGTTTCCGTCGGTAAAAGTTAA
- a CDS encoding quinone oxidoreductase family protein has translation MKALTLASSQESKLLLTQVQTGALKAHEVQIKVKAAALNHRDEWCRQGLYPNIQDGVILGSDGAGVVTDLGAEVDAKWLDQEVIINPALNWGDDQRAQGKEFQILGMPSNGTFAEFINVPVDRLHPKPKHMTWEEAAALPLAGLTAYRALNYRGRLQAGENLLVTGFGGGVAQFAAQFGLAAQANVFVSSSSEAKISKALQLGAKAGYNYQNENWTDQALAETGGFDLIIDGAAGDALNDLVKVAKPGGRIVFYGATLGNPGELAARKIFWNQLNIMGTTMGSDLDFEEMLAFVSKHQIKPLIDEVYNLENASKAFEKMNKGNQLGKLVLVP, from the coding sequence ATGAAAGCTTTAACCCTAGCAAGTTCTCAAGAATCCAAGCTGTTATTGACTCAAGTTCAAACAGGAGCTTTGAAAGCTCATGAAGTACAGATTAAAGTCAAAGCTGCAGCCCTTAATCACAGAGATGAGTGGTGTAGGCAGGGACTTTATCCGAATATTCAGGATGGAGTAATTTTGGGTTCAGATGGAGCCGGGGTAGTTACTGATCTTGGAGCTGAAGTTGATGCCAAATGGCTGGACCAGGAAGTGATTATTAATCCGGCCTTGAATTGGGGAGATGATCAGCGTGCTCAGGGCAAAGAATTTCAGATTTTGGGTATGCCAAGCAATGGTACCTTTGCAGAATTTATCAATGTCCCGGTAGATCGCCTGCATCCCAAGCCTAAGCATATGACTTGGGAGGAAGCGGCCGCACTTCCACTTGCTGGATTGACCGCCTATAGGGCGCTTAACTATAGAGGGAGATTACAAGCTGGCGAAAATCTATTAGTTACTGGTTTTGGCGGGGGAGTAGCTCAATTTGCTGCACAATTTGGTCTTGCTGCTCAGGCAAATGTTTTTGTAAGCAGCAGTAGCGAAGCAAAAATTTCCAAAGCTTTACAACTTGGCGCTAAAGCAGGGTACAATTATCAAAATGAAAACTGGACAGATCAAGCTTTAGCAGAAACCGGCGGATTTGACCTGATCATTGATGGCGCTGCCGGTGATGCCTTGAATGATTTGGTCAAAGTAGCCAAACCAGGTGGCAGGATTGTTTTTTACGGTGCTACATTGGGAAATCCGGGTGAATTGGCGGCTAGGAAAATATTCTGGAATCAGCTGAACATCATGGGCACCACTATGGGATCAGATTTGGATTTTGAAGAAATGTTAGCCTTTGTCAGCAAGCATCAAATAAAACCCTTAATCGATGAGGTCTATAATTTGGAAAATGCTTCAAAAGCTTTTGAAAAGATGAATAAGGGTAATCAACTGGGCAAGCTAGTTTTGGTGCCTTAA
- the dnaB gene encoding replicative DNA helicase produces the protein MSEKSTNQRFTRNKPSHTPSSNLGKVPPQAVDLEEAVLGALMLEKDALTNVIDILKEESFYKDSHQAIYRAILDLFTESQPIDLLTVTSQLRRNGTLEIAGGAFYVTELTSKVASAANIEYHARIITEQSIKREMIRISSDIQRDAYEETTDVFELLDKMEQSLFEISEKNIRKNYSDMKSIMREAILELESKKDQKDGLTGVPSGLTALDRVTSGWQKSDLVIIAARPAMGKTAFVLSVLRNAAVDHNRPVAIFSLEMSSVQLVNRLISSEAELDSEKIKKGTLAEHEWAQLVHKTAKLSKAPLFVDDTPALSILELRAKCRKLKAQHDIQMIVIDYLQLMSGDTKGGGAGNREQEIASISRALKKIAKELEVPVIALSQLSRAVETRGGDKRPQLSDLRESGAIEQDADMVMFLYRPEYYGITEDEDHNSTQGVGEVIIAKHRNGSLDNVKLRFIGRYTKFQDLDGFGTMEEPPGGNAMYRPTFGAQSSGVSDFDSGNTIKLQSKANSDDGDDLLNRNDRTPEF, from the coding sequence ATGTCCGAAAAAAGCACCAACCAACGATTTACCAGAAATAAACCATCTCACACTCCTTCATCCAACCTTGGGAAAGTGCCACCGCAGGCCGTTGACCTGGAGGAAGCTGTGCTGGGAGCCTTGATGCTGGAAAAGGATGCCTTGACCAATGTCATCGATATTCTGAAGGAAGAAAGCTTTTACAAAGACTCCCACCAGGCTATATATAGAGCGATTTTGGATCTCTTTACGGAGAGCCAGCCTATAGATTTATTAACTGTCACTTCCCAGCTCAGGCGGAATGGTACCTTGGAAATTGCGGGTGGAGCTTTTTATGTGACCGAATTGACCTCAAAGGTAGCCTCTGCAGCCAATATTGAATATCACGCCAGAATCATCACAGAGCAATCCATCAAGCGGGAAATGATCAGGATTTCTTCGGATATTCAGCGGGATGCCTACGAGGAGACCACTGATGTATTTGAACTTTTGGACAAAATGGAGCAGAGTCTTTTTGAGATTTCTGAAAAAAACATCCGAAAGAATTATTCGGACATGAAATCCATCATGCGTGAAGCTATTTTGGAACTGGAATCCAAAAAGGATCAAAAGGATGGTTTGACAGGTGTTCCTTCAGGATTGACAGCTTTGGACAGAGTGACTTCAGGCTGGCAAAAGTCTGATCTGGTCATTATCGCTGCCCGTCCTGCGATGGGGAAAACGGCATTTGTTCTCTCAGTACTTCGTAATGCAGCAGTAGATCATAACCGTCCCGTTGCCATTTTTTCCTTGGAAATGTCCTCTGTACAGCTGGTGAATCGATTGATTTCCTCAGAAGCTGAACTGGATTCAGAAAAAATCAAAAAGGGTACGCTGGCAGAGCATGAGTGGGCACAGCTAGTACATAAAACCGCCAAACTATCCAAGGCACCGCTTTTCGTAGATGACACACCGGCACTTTCTATCCTAGAACTTCGAGCCAAATGTAGAAAGCTCAAAGCTCAACACGACATTCAAATGATCGTAATCGATTACTTGCAATTAATGTCCGGCGATACCAAGGGTGGTGGGGCCGGAAACAGGGAACAGGAGATTGCCAGTATTTCTCGTGCCTTGAAAAAAATCGCCAAGGAATTAGAAGTTCCAGTTATTGCACTATCGCAGCTTTCCAGGGCCGTGGAGACCAGAGGGGGTGATAAGAGACCACAGCTTTCGGATTTGAGAGAGTCCGGTGCCATCGAGCAGGATGCAGATATGGTGATGTTCCTATACCGGCCGGAGTACTACGGGATCACTGAGGACGAAGATCATAATTCCACGCAGGGCGTGGGAGAGGTGATTATTGCCAAGCATAGAAATGGTTCATTGGACAATGTGAAGCTCCGATTTATAGGTAGGTACACGAAGTTTCAGGATTTGGATGGCTTTGGTACTATGGAGGAGCCTCCAGGTGGGAATGCCATGTATAGGCCTACTTTTGGAGCTCAGTCTAGCGGTGTTTCTGACTTTGATTCAGGTAATACTATTAAGCTCCAAAGTAAAGCCAACTCCGATGATGGAGACGATTTGCTCAATAGAAACGACAGAACCCCAGAATTTTAA